In a genomic window of Thalassophryne amazonica chromosome 12, fThaAma1.1, whole genome shotgun sequence:
- the LOC117522021 gene encoding 40S ribosomal protein S11-like has translation MVVFLFSTWLAKMADAQTERAYQKQPTIFQNKKRVLATDGGKEAKEKLPRYHKSVGLGFKTPRAAIEGTYIDKKCPFTGNVSIRGRILSGVVTKMKMQRTVVIRRDYLHYIRKYNRFEKRHKNLSVHLSPCFRDVTVGYIVTVGECRPLSKTVRFNVLKVTKAAGATKQFQKC, from the coding sequence GGTTTTCCTCTTTTCCACTTGGCTTGCGAAGATGGCGGATGCACAAACTGAGAGGGCTTATCAGAAACAGCCCACCATCTTCCAGAACAAAAAGCGTGTTCTGGCCACTGATGGTGGCAAAGAggccaaggaaaaactcccccgcTACCACAAGAGCGTCGGGCTGGGCTTCAAAACCCCAAGAGCGGCTATTGAAGGCACTTACATTGATAAGAAATGCCCCTTCACCGGAAATGTCTCCATCCGTGGCCGTATTCTCTCTGGTGTGGTGACCAAAATGAAGATGCAGAGGACCGTTGTTATCAGACGTGACTACTTGCATTACATCCGCAAATACAACCGCTTTGAGAAAAGGCACAAGAACCTCTCTGTCCACCTGTCACCTTGCTTCAGAGACGTCACAGTTGGATACATTGTGACTGTTGGTGAGTGCCGGCCGCTAAGCAAGACTGTGAGGTTCAATGTCCTCAAAGTGACCAAGGCTGCTGGAGCAACGAAACAGTTCCAGAAATGTTAG